From Xiphophorus hellerii strain 12219 chromosome 20, Xiphophorus_hellerii-4.1, whole genome shotgun sequence, the proteins below share one genomic window:
- the ssuh2.1 gene encoding LOW QUALITY PROTEIN: protein SSUH2 homolog (The sequence of the model RefSeq protein was modified relative to this genomic sequence to represent the inferred CDS: deleted 1 base in 1 codon), translating to MWTSGPVPGFCCRDVDLRTGLLLSQSFVVKVLTGSGVVFPQLYFLLFFGSAELYLRSGQVRLRNLDEMDGDLGSFDPSIPDEGPSPSGWLGDMDGYQEQEGGDSFDPNIPEEGPSAPPPGWLEDIDGYQGHKGGPEDDEPLYPPPPAYNPQPEVNRSTSVPTIRVNPSFGLSPESQSISEDVARDALLRFVESKWKYSSKPARNLTFKDLKPVTVYRYRLETYTETRTSAWQLEPYNGQAVDGPQYGASPPPWDIPVSPPQMYSNRVEKIPVPHSSFVKVCHKCHGCGRTRCAGCFGRGMKRCSFCHGNGRARKKRCTSCHGRGRRRCVSCRGDGYKTCSVCHGAQKLLHFIQLTVTWKNNVSCFIPDRQPDFPDRKFEKVSGDPFFIDENVLVYPIHGFPDQEICDVSAKLINDHLYRFTSTSRILQQRQTIELVPLTHAFYSYGGKDYSFYVYGTENKVFTSKYPTACSIL from the exons ATGTGGACCTCCGGACCGGTACCAGGGTTCTGCTGCCGGGATGTGGACCTTCGAACCGG cCTGCTGCTGTCGCAAAGCTTTGTTGTGAAAGTCCTGACCGGAAGTGGTGTGGTATTCCCGCAGctttactttttgttgtttttcggGTCCGCGGAGCTTTATTTGCGTTCTGGGCAGGTCCGGTTGAGAAATTTAGACGAGATGGACGGAGATCTCG GCTCATTTGATCCCAGCATACCTGATGAGGGCCCATCGCCTTCTGGATGGCTGGGGGACATGGATGGATACCAGGAGCAGGAAGGAGGAG aCTCATTTGATCCAAACATACCTGAAGAGGGACCATCAGCGCCCCCTCCTGGATGGCTGGAGGACATAGATGGATACCAAGGGCATAAAGGag GTCCAGAGGACGACGAGCCGCTGTACCCTCCG CCCCCTGCCTACAACCCCCAGCCAGAGGTCAACCGGAGCACCTCGGTCCCCACCATCCG GGTTAACCCGTCCTTCGGTTTGTCCCCAGAGTCCCAGTCCATATCGGAGGACGTGGCCCGAGACGCTTTGCTCAGGTTTGTCGAGTCCAAATGGAAGTACAGCTCCAAACCGGCCCGGAACCTCACTTTCAAGGACCTGAAGCCCGTCACCGTCTACCGG TATCGACTGGAGACCTACACTGAGACCAGAACCAGCGCCTGGCAGTTGGAGCCCTACAACG GCCAGGCGGTGGACGGCCCCCAGTACGGGGCGAGCCCCCCGCCGTGGGACATCCCGGTGTCGCCGCCGCAGATGTACTCCAACAGGGTGGAGAAGATCCCAGTGCCACACTCGTCCTTCGTGAAG gtgtGCCATAAATGCCACGGCTGTGGGAGGACGCGCTGCGCCGGCTGCTTCGGCCGAGGAATG AAACGCTGCAGCTTCTGCCATGGTAATGGGCGGGCCAGAAAAAAACGCTGCACTTCCTGTCATGGGCGGGGCCGCCGCAg GTGTGTCAGTTGCCGTGGAGACGGCTACAAGACCTGCTCTGTTTGCCACGGTGCCCAGAAGCTGCTGCACTTCATCCAGCTCACGGTCACATG GAAAAACAACGTGAGCTGCTTCATCCCGGACCGCCAGCCGGACTTCCCAGACAGGAAGTTTGAGAAGGTGTCAGGCGACCCATTCTTCATCGACGAGAACGTTCTG GTGTATCCAATCCACGGCTTCCCTGATCAGGAGATCTGCGACGTTTCAGCCAAACTGATCAACGATCACCTGTATCGCTTCACCTCCACCAGCCGCATCCTCCAGCAG CGTCAGACCATCGAGCTGGTGCCCCTCACTCACGCCTTTTACTCGTACGGCGGGAAGGACTACAGCTTCTACGTTTACGGGACGGAGAACAAGGTCTTCACTTCCAAGTATCCCACCGCCTGCAGCATTTTATGA